The DNA segment CCGGTGTCACCGAACAGGAAATTCATTACGAGGTTCATGGCGACGTGGTCGCCTTGTCCACCACGGGAAAAAGAAAATACAACAAGGAAATTTTGCTGAAAAGCCCGGTGGAGGAAAATAACGCCCAATTCAGTTATCGAAACGGAATGATGGAATTGAAGCTTAAGAAAAAAATTCATTAGAGGTACACAATGACGAATCCGGCAAAACTGACATCCCTTCGTTCCAGACCAGAGTCTTTAACCCTTCGTGTCAGTGAAGCCCTTGTTAAAGATGTCGGTCGGGGTTTGGCAAGACTCGACCCGGCAGACATGGAAAAACTTGGGCTCCATGTTGGAGATATTATTTTCATCGAGGGAAAAAGAACCACCGTTGCCAAATTGGCACCAATCTATCAGGAACTTCGCGGAAAAAAATGCATCCAGATGGACGGGATTGTCCGCGAGAACGCCAAAGTGGGACTCGATGAAAAAGTTCTCATAAGTCCCGCAACCGTACAAATGGCCAAATTTTTAACTCTTAAAACATCGGTTGAATCGAGACAGCGTTCGATTTCGGCATCGGACAATTATGTGGGAAGATTATTGGAAGGCCTCCCCGCCCTCAAGGGAGACAAAGTTCGCGCCCTTTTATTTGGTTCGAGGACAAGGGATTTTCAGGTGATTGATACTTCCCCGGAAGGTCCGGTCCTGATTACAGCAACCACTCAAATTCGGTTTGAAGGTCAGGAGACAAAGGGTGAGGAAAAAAAACGTCCTGTCGTTTCGTACGAGGATATCGGTGGTCTCGATAAAGCCATCGGACGGATTCGCGAAATGGTGGAGCTCCCTTTAAAACATCCGGAGGTCTTTGATCGTCTGGGAATTGATCCTCCCAAAGGAGTTTTGCTCTATGGTCCCCCGGGGACCGGAAAAACATTGATCGCCCGCGCGGTAGCCCACGAGTCGGAAGCCAGTTTCTTCACCGTTAACGGTCCCGAAATTGTGCATAAATTTTATGGCGAAAGCGAGCAACATTTACGAAGCATTTTCGAAGAAGCAAGTCGTCAATCGCCTTCCATTATTTTTATCGACGAAATTGATTCGGTAGCTCCCAAGAGAGCCAATGTTCAGGGAGAGGTTGAAAAAAGAATCGTCGCCACCCTTTTGTCGTTGATGGATGGTTTGAAATCACGCGGAGAAATTATTGTTATCGGTGCCACCAACATGCCCGATCTTTTGGATCCGGCGTTAAGGCGCCCCGGACGTTTCGACAGAGAAATAATAATCGGAATTCCCGATCGTAATGGCAGGCTAAAAATTCTGGAAATCCATACACGCGGGATGCCCCTCGCGGAGGATGTCAGTCTGGAAAAACTGGCCGACATCACGCACGGCTATGTCGGAGCCGATCTGGAAGCTCTCGCCCGCGAAGCCGCGATGACGTGTTTAAGGGAGTCGATGACAAAGGGAGATATCCGTCTGGAAGAAATTCCCGATGAGGTGATCGCATCCTTGGAAATTTCCCAAACTCATTTTCTGCAGGCGTTGAATGAGATTGAACCCTCTGCCATTCGCGAAGTTTCCATTGAAACGCCCAATGTTCATTGGTCGGATGTGGGGGGACTTGAAGAGGCGAAAAGAATCCTGATCGAAACAGCAGAGTGGCCCTTGCGCTACGGAAAACTTTTCTCGGTAGCGGATATGGAACCAGACAGGGGAATCCTTCTGGAGGGACCTCCCGGAACAGGAAAAACACTTCTAGCCAAAGCTTTGGCTACCGAATCGGAAGTCAATTTTATTTCAATCAAGGGTCCGGAGCTTGTTTCAAAGTGGATCGGCGAAACTGAAAAGGGAGTCCGTGAAATTTTCAAAAAAGCCAAGCAGGCTTCTCCTTGCATTCTCTTTTTTGATGAAATCGACTCCATCGCCCCGAAGCGAGGCACGGGCGAGGGAGACTCCGGAGTCATGAACAGAACCATGAGCCAATTTTTGACGGAACTGGACGGTCTCGAAGGACTGCGCGGTGTCGTCGTGTTGGGGGCAACCAATCGTCCCGATCTCATCGATCCTGCACTCATCCGCCCGGGCCGTTTTGACCACCTCCTGACTGTCGGATTGCCGGACCTAAAGACGCGCGAGGCTATTCTTGCCATTCATACAAGAGACAAACCGATGGAAAAGAAAATCGATTTGGAAAAGTTGGCAAAAGAGACTGCAGGTTTCAGCGGTGCCGAGATTGAATCAATCTGCAGGCAGGCCGTGGCCCTTGCCATTCGGGAATTTATTGAAAGCCACAAGGAAAAAGCAAACGAAATGGCGCAAAAGTTCCTTGTCAAAAAAGAGCATTTTGATGTCGCGACAAAAGAGAGGCTTGAAAAACTCAAACTGGAGGTCAAAAAATGAATTGCTACCTCTACGGTTTTATCGAGTCGGAAGTCGAAAAAAACTTTGGACCCATCGGGTTTGCCTTGGGAAATAAAGAAAAAGAAATTGTCATCTCCCTCCCCGATAAAAATCTTGCCGCGGTTGTCGGTCCGCCACCGGTCAAGAATTTCGGCTCCTCAAACAAAGAACAATTGGTCAGACAACTTCTCGCCCATCAAGAAACTCTCGAAACCATCATGAAGGTTCAATTTATTCTCCCATGCAAATTCGGAACGCTATTGAAGGACCGGGATGAAATGCATAAAATTCTATCCCAAAGCAGAGAGCGGCTGGAACAGTGGTTTGATAAAATAAAAAATTGTTGCGAAATGGGTGTGATCGCTACATGGGATGTCAAACAACTTTTGCAGGAGATCGCCGCGAAAGACCCCATCATTTTAAAATTAAAAAAGGATTTGGAAAAACTTTCCCCCAGCGAGCTTTGCTCGCATGAGGGGGAAGCGGCAAGAATTACCGTGGGTGCCCGATTGTCAATCCGGTTGAAGGAAGAAGCCAGACGTTATGAAACGGCGATTACAACCAAATTGAAAAACGCCGGAGAGAAAATTGTCACTCATGCCTTGATGAACGACGAGATGGTTTTCAACGCCTCCTTTCTGCTCGACCGGCGGGAAGAGGCGGGGTTTTTTAAATTATTGGAAACATTAGACCGTGATTTTGAAGGCAAACTGAATTTTAAATGTGTCGGTCCCCTCCCTCCCTACAGTTTTGCCACCGTGACAATCCAGCGCTTTGAAACGGAGAAAATTGACTGGGCCAAGGAAATCCTGATGCTAAAGGATTTGACCACGCTGGATCAGGTCAAAAAGGCTTACCAAAAGAGGGCCCGGCAGTGTCATCCCGACACCCATTCCGGATTCGGTGAAAAGGAATTTGAAACACTCCATCAGGCTTATGAATTTCTAAAGTCGTATCACAGAGGAGGATTGAAACCCGTTTCTGTCTCTTTGTTTAACGTGAATGGAGAAAGAAGATGAAACACGAAGGAAAATATATCTATGGCATTATCGCGACTGACGAAACACCCAACTTTGGTTCGATCGGCGTTGGGGGACACCATGATGAAGTAACCTCCATCGGGGTTAATGGGCTGGCCGCCGTCGTCAGCAACGCCTTGATGGATCATTATGTCCTTTCCAGAGAGAATTTCACGGCCCACACGAAAGTGATCGAAAAAATCATGGAGTCCCACACAGTTCTGCCCATGCGCTTTTGCACCGTGGCCGAAACGGCGGACGCAATCATTTCCTTTCTGAAAAGAAATTCCAGGCAATTAAAAAATGAATTGAAAGAAATCAGCGGCAAAGTGGAAGTGGATATCAAATTTGTCTGGAAAGAGATGAAAGAAATCTACGGAGAGATTGCGAAGGAAAACAAAAAAATAAGAGCAATTAAAGCACAGGGAGTAATGAGGGATCAGAGAAGCCTCGTTCATATCGGCGAGTTGGTGGCCATCGCTCTGGAAGAAAAGAAAGCGGTCGAGGGCAAAGAATATTTAAGACTACTTAAGAAAATGGCCAAAGACTTTTGCGAGATGGAAGCAAAAGGGGATGAAATGGTTGCCCATGCGGCTTTTCTGGTTGAGAAGGATCGGCTCGGGGAATTTGACAACGTCGTTGAAAAATTGGGGGATGATTCCGGAAACCGAATTCAGGTTCACTATGTGGGTCCCATGCCCCCCTTTAGTTTTGTAAATTTGCAACTGCACGAGGAGGAATGAAATGGGTACAGAACAACCTATAACAGGATTATGGGTCTATTGCGTCATCGAAAATAAGGGGGCGATTCCGCCGGATATTCGCGGGATTCACGGAACAAGTCCGGTCATCTCCGTGGCCTGTGGAGATTTTGCCTTAGTGGTTTCGGAAGAACCCATGAAAAAATATCCCTTGATGCGGGACACTCTCATTGCCCACCAACTGGTGAATGAAAAAGTTCTGCAGACACAGCCGGTCCTTCCCGTGAGATTTTGCACCATGGCTACAAACGCGGAACAAATTATCGAACAGGTTTTAAAAAGTGAAGAGAGAACCGTGGAATTTCGCAAGGCCCTGATCGAAATCCGTGGTAAAAACGAATATGGTTTTCGCGCCCGCTGGAAAAATCTGGAACAGGTTTTTGCCAACCTTCCCAATGAAAATGAAAAATTAAGGGTCGCCAAGGAAAACATCCTGAAACTTCCCTCTCCTGAACGCCGCGGGGCACTCATTGAAATTGGGCATATTGTCAAAGAGGCCCTCGAAGAAAAAAACAAGGCTGTGGCCGAATCCATGATCCGGGAGCTTGCTCCTTATGCTTTCCGGAATAAAAAGAACAATGTCCTTGGGGACATGAATATTCTGAACGCGGCTTTTCTGGTGGAAGAAAAAAGACAACAGGAATTTGATGCGGCCGTAAATGCTTTGGTGGCAAAACAGGAATCGGATATCCAGTTTAAATATATAGGCCCCATTCCCCCGTTCAATTTTATCGAGATTGTGATTCGATGGGATAATGACGTCAAAAAGGAGTTGTAGCATGTTTTTAATTGATGATTTTGTGTTTTGGATTGGAAAGAAGGTCAAGGATATGGCGGATGAAGAACTTTATGGAGACAAAGACAAAATTCATCAAAGACTTTTGGAACTGCAAGCCAAACTCGACATGGATGAAATGGGTGAGGAAGAATACAAAATCAAAGAACAGGAATGTTTAGAAGCGCTACAAAACATACAAGAGCGCAAGGAGGGAAATGATGGAAAATCCAACGACGAGTAAACCCGATATTCATGAAGCCAGAACTTGTATAATGAAATTTTGTCAAGGCGAACTGGGCAAGGAACCGGAGGCAGTCCGGTTTGTGAAAATCACAAAATCGGAAGAAGGTTGGGAGGGGACGGTGGAACTGACCGAGTTGAATGAATATCTGAAAAAAATCGGATATCCAAATGTTTTCGACAAGAACAAATATGTCATTGCACTGGACCTTGAATTCAACGTGATTCACTTTGGACCGGAAGAGGAGGAATAGATGGGCGTTATCCATGCCACAAGGGGAGACACATTGGCCGATGTGGTTGAGCGTATTTTGGACAAGGGTCTTGTCATCAACGCGGATATTGCCATTTCACTGGCGGGCACAGAGCTCCTGAATATCAAAATCCGTGCGGCCCTGGCATCCTTTGAAACAGCGGCCAAATGGGGATTGGCGTTTCCTTCGGATGTGCGGATTGCAAAACCTCTGGCAAAAACAAACCTGTAACGAAAGGAATTTTATGTCGAACGAAAAAAAAGAAAAACAGAATGTTGCCGATTCCATCCTTGGGACGGTAGACAAAATCGTCCCCGGCTTTCGTTCTTTCTTCAAGAAGGGGGAAAAGAGTGAAAAATTCGGATCCCAAATGAAAAAAATCCGCGATGAAATGAACCGGCGGTTTGGAAAGAAAAAATAATGAAGATCGAAATTGATGACAAGGATTTGAAACACGGAATTTTGGGGCTTGTTCTGGCTGTCGTTGAAGTCATCCGGGACACCTTAAGAATCCAGTCCATCAAAAGAATGGAATCGAAAAGCCTTACCGAAGAGCAGGTAAACCGTCTGGGGACGGCATTGATGGAATTGGACAAGGCCATTGAGAAATTGAAAGAGGAACAGGGAGTTTGTGAAGCGGTACGGTCTGTGCGGGATGGACTGGACGATCTCGTTGACGGAATGGTGCACAAATTGGCTCACCCCCGTGAAAGGGTTCACGAAAAAAAGGAAATCTGTTTATGAATAACAAAGGTCTCTACCTTTATTGTCTGGCTGAGGGAAATCGGGAGGGACTTCTGGAATTACAGGGTGTTCAGGGAACACCCATCCAAGCACTGGCAGAATCAGGTTTTACAGCCGTGATCCAAGAGTGTGAACCAAAACCCTTTGCTTCGGAAGATCAAAAAGTCATGGCCGAATGGCTTTTGATTCATCAAAACATTGTGGATGTGGCGTGGGAAAAATATGAAACCGTTATTCCTTTTGGATTTGATACGATCATTGTTCCCACTGAGGGCAAGTCGGCAAGAGAAAATCTCGCGGAATGGCTGAAAAAAGAATCCGGGGAATTGAAAAACAAATTAAACCGTCTGAAACAGAAAGCCGAATTCGGCATCCAGGTTTTATGGAACCCGGCAATTATTCTTCCGCGCATAAAAGAACAAGACCCGGAAATGCAAAATCTGGAAAAGGAGATTCAATCCAAACCGGAAGGGACGGCCTATCTCTTGCGAAAGAAACTTGAGGAACTGATGCACATGCGTTTGGAAAACGCGGCAGACGCCTACTTCAAAGTATTTTATAAACAGATTCGGGAATGCGTGGAGGATGTCCGGATTGAAAAAACAAGAAAAGAAGAACCTCCACGACAAATGATTTTAAATCTCTCCTGTTTGCAAAAGAAGGGAGAGACGGCGGTCTTGGGAGCTGTATTGGAAAGAATCGGCCAGATTCCCGGGTTTGATGTCCGCTTTACCGGCCCATGGCCTCCCTATTCATTTGTGAATGGTTAGGGTTGGATTTATGGAACCAACAAGACAAGGCAGAGCCACATTGGTTGATCTGCTAGATCGGGTCTTGGATAAAGGACTTATCCTGAACGCCGATGTTATTATTTCCCTCGCGGGTGTTCCTCTGATTGCCGTTAATCTCCGTGCGGCTATCGCCAGTGTAGAAACAATGCTGGAATATGGCTACATGACCGATTTCATTCAATCACAATCGCAACCCAAAGAAAAAGCGTAGGGTGTCATTTCATGTCCGGCTCTGAGAGGATTGTTTGAGGGAAAACTCCCCGCGTTTATGCAATGAACAGAAAATTATGATATTTTTACTTGTCCCTTCTTTTCAAAATAGCTAAGGAATAGATCACGGGTGAGTCGTTAAATGCAAAAAAACGGCAAGGAGGCTCTGATGAAACAACAATGCGGTCTTTGCGGTAAATCGGAAAAACTGACACAAACTGAATGTTGCGGACAGTGGATTTGTGACGACGAAGATCAATACGTTCTTTTTTCTTTTGCACGAAACAGTTGTTCGCGGAATCACCGTCGTTATACCCTTTGTGGTTTCCATCATTCCGAAAGACATGAAGGGAATTGGAAAGCATGTGCTCTTTGCAGAGACGGTTTCGAAGCCGAGATGTACGTTTATTATGGAACCAACGAATATAATTTTGAAAAATTGCAAAACACGCCGTCCTATGAACCAACACGATGTGCCAAATGTCGTACCGTCATTTCCCTTGGGGAAGATGGGTATTCCATGAAGGCTGGCCAGTATTTCTGTGTGAATTGTCCTTCCCCTCTTTCCCGTAAGGTAAGTCAGGCACTTGCACGCGCATTTTCGCGCGAGCAAAAAAAACGAATGGGCCGGAGACTGGAAAAGAAGATATATGAAGGGCCCGCAAGCATTGACAAGGATCTGTTTGCCAAATTATCAAAACCGTGGCCAGCGGTGAAGTGGATCAGGATGCTGTTGGAACAAAATCCGGTGGCTGACCGATGGATGCTTGATGTCATGGACGGTTTTCTACGTGATGAGGACGCATTTTGTGGTCGGATGGAGTGGCCGGTAATTCATATAGTTCGCATCACAGGAGAGAAACAATTGATCCCGGCGATTCGGAGAATGGTTGAAATCTACAATCGGCATTCCGAAGAATATAACCGGGTGCTGGTTGACGAGATCCTCCTCGCTCTGGAAAAAATGGGTCCTTCCGCATTTAAAAATATTTTCAGAGCGTTTGAACAGGCCGGGAATGGCGATATTAAAACGACGTATCTTGGCATTCTTTGCAAACTCGGCGTGCGCGATGAGAAAATCCGAAAAGCCCTGCTGGAGTGTTTTGATTATGATCCGGGCTATGTTGCGGGAAGCATGGCCGATTATGGTGACAAAACACTGTTACCTTTTTTGTGTGGGCAGGTGTGGGCCCTTGTTCCAACTCTAAAAAAACAGATGCCTACCACGCGCGCGGAATCTGAAGAACTTGAACTTTATATTGATCTTTGTGATGCCATTGTGAGCCTCGAAAGAGAAAGTGTCTGTCATCCCACTCCCTTCTCGGTTGAAAAATATTATCAGCGCAAAGGAAAGCCAATTGCCAATCCCGATTCGAAATTTGAGCTTGAAAGTAGGCAGTATGGAGAAGCATTGGAAAAATTGAATCGGAGATTCTTTGAGGGTGATGTCGTGTTGTTCCGTAAGGAAGACGACGACGCATGGGATGATGACAATGAGATGCCGCCGGTGGTCATTCCCTTCCGGCGCGAAGATGCCAGAATTGGCCGCAATGATCCTTGCAGTTGCGGGAGTGGGAAAAAATTCAAGAAGTGTTGCTCAGAGAAAATGCACTAAAAATTGATTTCACAAAAAACAAATCACGGAGGAAATGATATGGCGATACAAGATGCAGATGTTTCCCAGAAAATAGCGACGTCCGTTCCCGTTCCTGCATTTGATATTCGGGAATGGGTTTCATCCGCAGTGTATCGGAGGGGGCAGGATTATTACAAGAATGGCAGGGTCCTCTCATTTGAACTCGGCGATGATAATTCAATTCGCGCGGAGGTGGAGGGTGATGAACTTTACGACGTTGCCATTTCATGGAATGGCGACGGCTCGCCTGAAGTCCATTGCACATGTCCCTACGATTGGGAGCCATTATGCAAACATGCTGTGGCAGTGATTCTCTATTGGCAGGAACGCGAGGTCATTGAAACCGATGAAAATAAAATGACAGATGAAACCGGCGGGACAAGACTCTTTAATCGTGATCGCTACATTGCCGAATTGACGGAGCTGGAAAGGAAAAAGAGGCGTTCGCAGAAACTTTTGGATTTGATCAAAATTCTGAAGCACCCAAAGAACGGACATTGTGGAGAATATCTTGTTGCCTCTCAAACGATGAATGAAAATTATACCGTGACAATTAGAGATATTGCGAATTTGGGTCAAACAACCTGCAACTGTGCCGATTATTTGGTAAACGAGCTTGGGACATGCAAACATGTCGAGCGTGTGAAAAAAAAGGTTGCGGATACACGCGGGATAAACAGCAGAGGCAAAACGCCGAAGATATGGGTGTCTCTCAAACCCAGAAATACTCG comes from the Deltaproteobacteria bacterium genome and includes:
- a CDS encoding CDC48 family AAA ATPase encodes the protein MTNPAKLTSLRSRPESLTLRVSEALVKDVGRGLARLDPADMEKLGLHVGDIIFIEGKRTTVAKLAPIYQELRGKKCIQMDGIVRENAKVGLDEKVLISPATVQMAKFLTLKTSVESRQRSISASDNYVGRLLEGLPALKGDKVRALLFGSRTRDFQVIDTSPEGPVLITATTQIRFEGQETKGEEKKRPVVSYEDIGGLDKAIGRIREMVELPLKHPEVFDRLGIDPPKGVLLYGPPGTGKTLIARAVAHESEASFFTVNGPEIVHKFYGESEQHLRSIFEEASRQSPSIIFIDEIDSVAPKRANVQGEVEKRIVATLLSLMDGLKSRGEIIVIGATNMPDLLDPALRRPGRFDREIIIGIPDRNGRLKILEIHTRGMPLAEDVSLEKLADITHGYVGADLEALAREAAMTCLRESMTKGDIRLEEIPDEVIASLEISQTHFLQALNEIEPSAIREVSIETPNVHWSDVGGLEEAKRILIETAEWPLRYGKLFSVADMEPDRGILLEGPPGTGKTLLAKALATESEVNFISIKGPELVSKWIGETEKGVREIFKKAKQASPCILFFDEIDSIAPKRGTGEGDSGVMNRTMSQFLTELDGLEGLRGVVVLGATNRPDLIDPALIRPGRFDHLLTVGLPDLKTREAILAIHTRDKPMEKKIDLEKLAKETAGFSGAEIESICRQAVALAIREFIESHKEKANEMAQKFLVKKEHFDVATKERLEKLKLEVKK
- a CDS encoding GvpL/GvpF family gas vesicle protein → MNCYLYGFIESEVEKNFGPIGFALGNKEKEIVISLPDKNLAAVVGPPPVKNFGSSNKEQLVRQLLAHQETLETIMKVQFILPCKFGTLLKDRDEMHKILSQSRERLEQWFDKIKNCCEMGVIATWDVKQLLQEIAAKDPIILKLKKDLEKLSPSELCSHEGEAARITVGARLSIRLKEEARRYETAITTKLKNAGEKIVTHALMNDEMVFNASFLLDRREEAGFFKLLETLDRDFEGKLNFKCVGPLPPYSFATVTIQRFETEKIDWAKEILMLKDLTTLDQVKKAYQKRARQCHPDTHSGFGEKEFETLHQAYEFLKSYHRGGLKPVSVSLFNVNGERR
- a CDS encoding GvpL/GvpF family gas vesicle protein — its product is MKHEGKYIYGIIATDETPNFGSIGVGGHHDEVTSIGVNGLAAVVSNALMDHYVLSRENFTAHTKVIEKIMESHTVLPMRFCTVAETADAIISFLKRNSRQLKNELKEISGKVEVDIKFVWKEMKEIYGEIAKENKKIRAIKAQGVMRDQRSLVHIGELVAIALEEKKAVEGKEYLRLLKKMAKDFCEMEAKGDEMVAHAAFLVEKDRLGEFDNVVEKLGDDSGNRIQVHYVGPMPPFSFVNLQLHEEE
- a CDS encoding GvpL/GvpF family gas vesicle protein, with amino-acid sequence MGTEQPITGLWVYCVIENKGAIPPDIRGIHGTSPVISVACGDFALVVSEEPMKKYPLMRDTLIAHQLVNEKVLQTQPVLPVRFCTMATNAEQIIEQVLKSEERTVEFRKALIEIRGKNEYGFRARWKNLEQVFANLPNENEKLRVAKENILKLPSPERRGALIEIGHIVKEALEEKNKAVAESMIRELAPYAFRNKKNNVLGDMNILNAAFLVEEKRQQEFDAAVNALVAKQESDIQFKYIGPIPPFNFIEIVIRWDNDVKKEL
- a CDS encoding gas vesicle protein GvpG, which codes for MFLIDDFVFWIGKKVKDMADEELYGDKDKIHQRLLELQAKLDMDEMGEEEYKIKEQECLEALQNIQERKEGNDGKSNDE
- a CDS encoding gas vesicle protein, coding for MGVIHATRGDTLADVVERILDKGLVINADIAISLAGTELLNIKIRAALASFETAAKWGLAFPSDVRIAKPLAKTNL
- a CDS encoding gas vesicle protein K; the protein is MKIEIDDKDLKHGILGLVLAVVEVIRDTLRIQSIKRMESKSLTEEQVNRLGTALMELDKAIEKLKEEQGVCEAVRSVRDGLDDLVDGMVHKLAHPRERVHEKKEICL
- a CDS encoding GvpL/GvpF family gas vesicle protein, giving the protein MNNKGLYLYCLAEGNREGLLELQGVQGTPIQALAESGFTAVIQECEPKPFASEDQKVMAEWLLIHQNIVDVAWEKYETVIPFGFDTIIVPTEGKSARENLAEWLKKESGELKNKLNRLKQKAEFGIQVLWNPAIILPRIKEQDPEMQNLEKEIQSKPEGTAYLLRKKLEELMHMRLENAADAYFKVFYKQIRECVEDVRIEKTRKEEPPRQMILNLSCLQKKGETAVLGAVLERIGQIPGFDVRFTGPWPPYSFVNG
- a CDS encoding gas vesicle protein, giving the protein MEPTRQGRATLVDLLDRVLDKGLILNADVIISLAGVPLIAVNLRAAIASVETMLEYGYMTDFIQSQSQPKEKA